The Petrocella atlantisensis genome has a window encoding:
- a CDS encoding tRNA (cytidine(34)-2'-O)-methyltransferase, translating into MNIVLLEPEIPHNTGSIGRTCVATGASLHLIRPLGFSLDEKSVKRAGLDYWHKLDLHMYDSFDDFLLKHPGVKIYMGTTKAKQTYADVHYEKGSFIMFGKESAGIPEEILLKYQETCIRIPMANDIRSLNLSNAVSIVLYEAYRQHDFGQMQMEGELHHHNWL; encoded by the coding sequence ATGAATATTGTTTTACTCGAACCGGAAATTCCCCATAATACAGGCAGTATCGGAAGAACTTGTGTAGCGACAGGTGCTTCATTACATCTTATAAGACCGCTTGGCTTTTCCTTAGATGAAAAGTCGGTTAAACGTGCAGGTTTAGACTATTGGCACAAATTGGATTTGCATATGTATGACTCATTTGATGATTTTTTATTAAAGCATCCTGGGGTTAAGATATACATGGGTACAACTAAGGCTAAACAAACTTATGCGGATGTTCATTATGAAAAAGGCTCTTTTATAATGTTTGGCAAAGAAAGCGCCGGTATACCGGAAGAAATTCTACTTAAGTATCAAGAAACTTGTATACGCATACCGATGGCAAATGACATAAGGTCCTTAAATCTATCTAATGCTGTATCCATTGTGCTCTATGAAGCTTATCGTCAGCATGATTTT